A window of the Anthonomus grandis grandis chromosome 9, icAntGran1.3, whole genome shotgun sequence genome harbors these coding sequences:
- the LOC126740124 gene encoding ADP-ribosylation factor-like protein 5B, whose amino-acid sequence MGLLFAKLWSLFGNDEHKIVIVGLDNAGKTTILYQFLMNEVVHTSPTIGSNVEEVVWRNIHFIMWDLGGQQSLRAAWSTYYTNTEFVIVVVDSTDRERLTVIREELYKMLSHEELSKAGVLVYANKQDVKGSMTASEISKELDLTSIKKHQWHIQSCCALTGEGLYQGLEWIANRLKKK is encoded by the exons ATGGGACTTTTATTTGCCAAATTGTGGAGTTTATTTGGAAATGATG AACACAAAATAGTAATTGTTGGCCTGGATAATGCAGGCAAAACCACAATTTTATATCAATTCCTTATGAACGAAGTGGTCCATACAAGTCCCACAATAGGATCCAATGTAGAGGAAGTCGTGTGgagaaatattcattttattatgtGGGATTTGGGGGGCCAGCAATCTCTCAGGGCTGCATGGAGTACATATTACACAAATACCGAGTTTGTGATAGTAGTAGTAGATTCAACAGATCGAGAAAGACTAACAGTGATAAGAGAAGAACTTTACAAAATGTTATCCCATGAAGAGTTATCGAAAGCAGGAGTTTTGGTTTATGCCAACAAACAAGATGTCAAAGGATCAATGACCGCCTCGGAAATTTCCAAAGAGTTAGATTTGACATCGATTAAAAAACATCAGTGGCATATACAGAGCTGTTGTGCACTCACAGGAGAAGG